The genomic interval aaatgaaacaaaatgccaccaaatcaaacgattcaccgcctaattttaagtgtaacaaactatgtttgaaacatttaaaataacgataattccgaaCGCTCAcagcttccattttcaaaagtatatgctgttcaacattgctcgagaaattgttaagacaaacgtttactaatgtttcattaaattaattttacacgctactattttattaaatagatctagcagcccaaAGCATGGCGATTGGAGACACGTACATTAactgaagcaatgtgtaaatttaaatttagatgcacatttaagtcattttctgaaaatcgggacgaagtgaaagtatttattttacaaataaaccaacatttgattttattcaaatggtcgacattatttatatttgtgtcgtctgtgtactTTAGCAACTCTTAAGCAAATAGATATCTTTTATttcgacgtttaaagcaagtctcatttccgatattaaactatgtaaatttCTTCGGTATGGTTAATGACCTacacaatcattgacagatgacatccgatggtaattgtatgaagtatgcagagaagctgacgaaatgttaaaacaatcgcgtaaaagtaaaaatatcaggttattatctgtacctgtttctttcggagtgaatactcgttgtggctgcAGAGAAACTTCcagaacaaaagaatctgtagctgcgaactttgttggttttgtgtgagccgtactgtacaattgtcatttcaacaaataaagatattgtttggaaatcaggattcgacattcaacaagtacggtgtttactttcatatttgaatacattttcgcgatccAATGTGATCTAAGTCTAGTAGTCACCGCGATTTGCGGTGTTTCGCaatgattctacagctgatctttatcgccagatggtcgcagtgaaatcacggCGGAATCACCGTGAATCAACCACAGAGTGGATTCACAGCGATTTGCGGCGAATCACTGCGACTTGCCACGTTGGCCCAAACGCGgtggtcggtgatttaggcaaaaatcgcggggcgcgtagtgtatattataaagtgctaatttaatgtgttcttacaatgaagacaatgttaagttaatatccttccacattcatattgaacttgcaataatctatatagattcttaaatataccatttaattataatctctttaacagtaagaatttaattcagtattcttttaaattaaatatcatatggtgaaaacattaacaaatatttataaaaaaaacgctttagtggtcttgctatgtcaatgatgtattaaatagagttaaaataatgtatttcatttctttacctttcaacatcttcatgatcttgcacttcaatgctatttcagtaaactgtaaagcgtgacaaacataataaagcagaatatgcatatgaatctgattttacacagatccactaacatataaatcatatcatgtttgtctctttccattttcgaacgatagtctactcatcttaaatgcattaactttgtgagtaacggtagactaactccaatttcccaacactgatttccgtgatgcacattcactgtgaagatttgtaataaatatttgatgtttttatctcaaacgttgtattttgcgttaattgacacacgcattaaattattccgtaataaccatatgatatccgttgttaatttgaatgttatttatcattttcgccgctcattgtaaatttctcgtctgcttgccgccatctttggcttgtgtaaaaacaggcgtttacaatcgggatacattgactatcgtcggtatcctccgcaatatagagagagatgtggatagcaacgtaaaatgattcggctaaattcgcaaaaaatacgtaagtcagttgttgttcggcgacgactcggcaactcgatcggcactcgttcgaaattattgctaaataacattgtaatcttatttgctttattgggaaaattttgtctttttttgggaaattttaatcaaatttttaggAAAAAAACGTCAtcttttgcaattgggaagcagccgaatatcggctgtaatttctggcaaaaaaaatccctgaatgtgattgtttatatttagtctattaactgtcattcaatacattAAAAACTGCTGCTATTTCTTACAATAAATACTTGCttcactgtttactttgcatcctcagtatgattaatgtgaagtttaacaggtttttataaagaaatattgttatgaatacaaaaagttgtttatttttatgtctgtttttatgtttgtcattgtgttatgcgcgccattcgcgtagtcaaaatcagtaaacagaattttcctcccctctgactttgcctcaatcacacccctgaatatttacattataactgAACAAGAATATCTGGATTTATTAAAtgggggagcgttctcattatctcctccatagacaccaagtactggttcttcccaagaaacggactcgataatgtccatatctgcctataatgcttGAAAGGTTGATTGACagtataaatagatagatagttCACTCGTGATGGAAAGTGTACGGCAAATCTACACTTCATGGTTATGACACATGAGTTCAATTTAATACATTGTACCTTGAAAAAAGTGGCTACAGTATGTCCTTCAATGTTACATTTTGATGAAGAACAGATCTTTTAAAAGTCACTATTAAAGTCAAATATACCACCTTGCCAAGACTATCaaaacagatttgtattttatcaattataaagcaattaaccctttgcatgcttggaaatttgtagtctgcttaaatggcgtctgctgaattgctacaatttaatagcattttcttcgattttttttcaaagaatactatcagaatagcaaacagtttggatcctgatgagacgccacgttctgtggcgtctcatctggatccaatttgtttgcaaaggccttcaaaattcgtttctcacactgaaagggttaatataaaaaataaataaaatcattacttTTGGTCAGCCTGCTAATTGCAATGACAGGTTtgccaaataatgaatatattgcatatattaaagacggtatatacgattttttatatgtgtttaattgtaatatattgataaaatatgttacaataacacaaaataggcaagaaaaaatatacattaaagccgaatttcataaaatgtagcaaagacaaattagcgccatgagccgatagtgacgtacatattttcctacaataaccgaagcattcgtctttgtattaggatcggagatagtgttcgtgtgtcgtatgaataggtatcgttgcaggaattcaaataaaccgttaaactaagtttatatGCACATCgcacatgtatggtatacatggtggcgaattcggctgtacagccgttttctaTTTCagatatctggcttatttcgcatttttcgacacatgttcttcatcacttttattttaatttatattgaaatatatatataataatttttttacacattttatataaattcataaatatttgacaaaatcgtatatacccgcttaaaattgtaaaatttcttaaatacttTACATATGGTGTACCTTGCAGATGGAAGGTAGCAGTAATTCCTCCTCATCGCCATTAGGAcatcaaatgcattttcttttataatactacGATCCTGTGGGGTTTGGTACTTTAAAATAGCATGTATGCATTTTAAGTCGCTCTCGACCAAAACATTCACTGGCATAGTTGGGTCACACTTAACCTTATCTGTGTCAATCATTGACTTAGACGCTTCAAGTGAAGCGAGTTCGTCGTGTTCGTTAACAACATGTTTGCGCACAACATCGCCAATTGTTTGGCCACTTGTggctttgataaattgttttgttgttgtagcATCCTGGTAAATAAGAAGTCCAAACCAGTATAAAGTCATCGTGGTCTCGCCACCATTttgcatgttttcagtaaaaatgatCGATGTTACAAAAGCGCTTATGATACATTTAAATGCGATATCGGTAAACGCTTTAAATAAATCACTTCTCTAAAACCCGACACGCGTTTTGTGTCTAAAACCTGGCTTTTGGCACCCGAAAAAAAAATCCgagattgaaattatataaattttttttttttggtttcgtcaaaaataagAGTTGGctggtccgaaaatcattttattaaaaaactctggcctaagtttcgcgcaaaacattaCGTCAATTCGGCAACTTGTTTATGATCAAAAAGTAGCGCTATGAGAttcatgttttaatttgaatacgatgtgggttcatcggaaaatgaaaaatcGGTCACATGAACAAATCCAACCataatgcagcattcatatgaatgtaacaggagttgtaattatttaaaaatattgggAATAGACTTTAATAATAAGTCATGCCTGTTTTTTGTGGGGTGGGGgagcattaatgatcttttctcGCTTGTTCAACGTTAACAATACCAGCTGTAAAAACAATATAAGCAACTAGAAATTTGTTcttagtacatggatacctctacaatccaatttgttTCACTACTACCttaatgtttaacaattattaacaaaaatatggaGTTGTATGAGTTTACCTGATGATAAATATGTTCCTGAATGTAATCAATATATCCTATCAAAAATCCTTTTTGAGTTACGCTTCtcacaattaacaaaataaaatattttgcctaTAGGGCCATTACTCTCCTTatgacaaaatttaacaaaaatatcaagGTGCGGTATTTCACAtggtgtttaatattttttataaaatttcatctcactatcagctgtactctttgagtttctcacaacacaattaaaaaatttaatttctTTGCTAAAAAGGGGTCATAACTCTGGGCATGTTGaaaagaaacatatcaatatatgCAGGTGTGCAAAATATATCAACACAATGGTAATAATTTATGGAAAGTTTCAgtcaacacatattttaaaatgtaatttttgtataaattatgttgaaaaaaaacggAACCAAAATATAGAGGTGCGCAAACTCACATGCCTGTTTACTGTTCTCGTAAAGTTGTAGGAATAGGTGTTACATAAGTTATATGTAACAGAAAAGTCACGAAGATGGAAGAACTAAGGGAAAAGGGCAAATCTATATACCTCCAGCCTTAgaaaaaagctttcatttattttccttgtttgtttttatttgacaatgtatacttgtttgaagcattacataatatcactgactattccttggtatgtacatgtattgattgtttatttcagccagtgcagtaaagtgactcCAATTAATGAGCTGACCAACACGCAGCCCACATACCTACAGGgactgtcagtggagctggaaactgtcctgggaGAAATCAAAAACCTTCAGATCAGTCAGGAGGCAAGCGTTAAGTCATTGCAGGGAACATACAAGGAACATGGGGCACTCATGATAGAACAAAtgcgtggcaatttaaatactaatATTGATGAGTGTGGTAATAgttctgtgggtacatcaggcggaaatgagcaatatttaaaagaagaaatgTGTAGGAGTGTTGTTTCTATCATGAATGAATTCgataatattactgcgaaggcacttaacgagatgaaagatgaagttataagtaTTAAagagtcagttacaagttctattcatcAATGCACCactcttcacaatgacttgtcacaattccatgaacttgttcagaaaattggagataataaggagctctgtcttatagccagcataaaatgtaagcatataatacagcaggcattgaCTCTGCTAGGAAAGTTAGGCAAGGCGTTTAACGTCCAGCggaagtctgtgcacaatgtgagaataccaagtgattcatatGAATGTAGTATTGcaggcatatgtgttctgacTGATGGGCAGGTGCTGGTCGCAGACTCGAAGAATAAGAGgatcaagctgctgaaccagcagtaccaggtggtgaatCACTGGGATGTGACTGCTGGGCCATGGGACATATGTTTGATCACatccagtgaggttgcagtggctgtgaatgACCATGATAGCaagatacatgaggtccagtttatcactgtcaaccagggaaagcttgtttctggcaggaagtttcagttacaacataaatgtacatgtattacccatcaccaaggagacctttttgtcacctctggtAAAGAATTGTACAAATACACATTGAGTGGCAAACTGATCTGCAGTCTCTACCAAGATAGATCAGCTGATtggacaggtaagaatcatggtgaatccatcctgataacatgtgtattatgtacagggatttgtctagccattgtggacaaaggagtctagtcaaattgtgttattttaaattcatacaatgacaaatttgggaatttttattgactaaatgaaccgagttgggatttatttttttaatcaacaaatattgacccattaggcctttatcttgttattttgaaaaaataatataaattatagttacatactttgtgagatgataataaaataaaattcagatgtaatagcaaaaaacctgctgatgtattataaaaaaattgttctttaattcatatgtgccctttgaatgctacagtacattgaagccaaaacaagattcagaaatattgatttataaacatgagtaatgaagtattttgactgtcactacatg from Dreissena polymorpha isolate Duluth1 chromosome 1, UMN_Dpol_1.0, whole genome shotgun sequence carries:
- the LOC127864858 gene encoding uncharacterized protein LOC127864858 isoform X1, which codes for MTTSSQSSVELGSHEVKDYICNACEDQNNVETSADFYCKQCERFYCGNCIDPHGKVFAKHTTFGRVERDKWPVSKKVVDFLQTCDVHKDHKIDQFCNLHKQLCCPQCVSDQHSQCSKVTPINELTNTQPTYLQGLSVELETVLGEIKNLQISQEASVKSLQGTYKEHGALMIEQMRGNLNTNIDECGNSSVGTSGGNEQYLKEEMCRSVVSIMNEFDNITAKALNEMKDEVISIKESVTSSIHQCTTLHNDLSQFHELVQKIGDNKELCLIASIKCKHIIQQALTLLGKLGKAFNVQRKSVHNVRIPSDSYECSIAGICVLTDGQVLVADSKNKRIKLLNQQYQVVNHWDVTAGPWDICLITSSEVAVAVNDHDSKIHEVQFITVNQGKLVSGRKFQLQHKCTCITHHQGDLFVTSGKELYKYTLSGKLICSLYQDRSADWTVDRCAVSPTGDRLYITNWSQYKLHTLARDGTLLATYSDPALRGPSGLHVTPAGQVLVCGWLSHTVLQVGWEGQSKLATLATKERDGVRRPQSVCYSSTTSSIIVGQWGDNILVFRVE
- the LOC127864858 gene encoding uncharacterized protein LOC127864858 isoform X3 translates to MKLRINCICSSRKEQANADFYCKTCLKLYCGKCIQLHDKWFKKHSSYGRNDMKEWPVSKQVEEFLLKCQAHKDDKIEMLCDDHSQLCCTKCAFNDHSQCSKVTPINELTNTQPTYLQGLSVELETVLGEIKNLQISQEASVKSLQGTYKEHGALMIEQMRGNLNTNIDECGNSSVGTSGGNEQYLKEEMCRSVVSIMNEFDNITAKALNEMKDEVISIKESVTSSIHQCTTLHNDLSQFHELVQKIGDNKELCLIASIKCKHIIQQALTLLGKLGKAFNVQRKSVHNVRIPSDSYECSIAGICVLTDGQVLVADSKNKRIKLLNQQYQVVNHWDVTAGPWDICLITSSEVAVAVNDHDSKIHEVQFITVNQGKLVSGRKFQLQHKCTCITHHQGDLFVTSGKELYKYTLSGKLICSLYQDRSADWTVDRCAVSPTGDRLYITNWSQYKLHTLARDGTLLATYSDPALRGPSGLHVTPAGQVLVCGWLSHTVLQVGWEGQSKLATLATKERDGVRRPQSVCYSSTTSSIIVGQWGDNILVFRVE
- the LOC127864858 gene encoding uncharacterized protein LOC127864858 isoform X2 → METGSLSSVPKRLRMVEDFSCTRCLEQNLTESADIYCEKCLRFYCKKCVILHSQFFTKHMTCGREDIKKWPVSKAVEDFLRKCEVHEDETLTQFCHDHSQLCCSACVGTIHSQCSKVTPINELTNTQPTYLQGLSVELETVLGEIKNLQISQEASVKSLQGTYKEHGALMIEQMRGNLNTNIDECGNSSVGTSGGNEQYLKEEMCRSVVSIMNEFDNITAKALNEMKDEVISIKESVTSSIHQCTTLHNDLSQFHELVQKIGDNKELCLIASIKCKHIIQQALTLLGKLGKAFNVQRKSVHNVRIPSDSYECSIAGICVLTDGQVLVADSKNKRIKLLNQQYQVVNHWDVTAGPWDICLITSSEVAVAVNDHDSKIHEVQFITVNQGKLVSGRKFQLQHKCTCITHHQGDLFVTSGKELYKYTLSGKLICSLYQDRSADWTVDRCAVSPTGDRLYITNWSQYKLHTLARDGTLLATYSDPALRGPSGLHVTPAGQVLVCGWLSHTVLQVGWEGQSKLATLATKERDGVRRPQSVCYSSTTSSIIVGQWGDNILVFRVE